From a region of the Panicum virgatum strain AP13 chromosome 2K, P.virgatum_v5, whole genome shotgun sequence genome:
- the LOC120665973 gene encoding prohibitin-2, mitochondrial-like, with translation MNVKGGGRIPAPPPGASALVKVAVLGGAAVYAATQSLYNVEGGHRAIVFNRIQGIKDKVYPEGTHFMIPWFERPIIYDVRARPNLVESTSGSRDLQMVKIGLRVLTRPMPERLPHIYRTLGENFNERVLPSIIHETLKAVVAQYNASQLITQRETVSREIRKILTERARNFNIALDDVSITSLSFGKEFTHAIEAKQVAAQEAERAKFIVEKAEQDKRSAIIRAQGEAKSAELIGQAIANNPAFLALRQIEAAREISHTIAASANKVFLDSNDLLLNLQQLSVSSKKK, from the exons atgaacgtgaagggcggcggccggatcccgGCGCCCCCGCCGGGGGCCAGCGCGCTGGTCAAGGTCGCCGtgctcggcggcgccgccgtgtaCGCCGCCACGCAGAGCCTCTACAACGTCGAGGGCGGGCACCGCGCCATCGTCTTCAACCGCATCCAGGGGATCAAGGACAAG GTATACCCTGAAGGGACTCACTTTATGATCCCATGGTTTGAACGGCCAATCATTTATGATGTCCGCGCTCGCCCGAATCTTGTTGAGAGTACTTCTGGAAGCAGGGATCTTCAGATG GTGAAAATTGGTCTTCGTGTCCTCACAAGGCCTATGCCAGAGAGGCTACCCCATATCTACAGGACTCTAGGGGAGAACTTCAACGAGCGAGTTCTGCCTTCTATCATTCATGAAACACTGAAAGCTGTTGTCGCCCAATACAATGCTAGCCAACTGATCACACAGAGAGAG ACTGTGAGTAGGGAGATTAGGAAGATACTGACGGAGAGGGCCAGAAACTTCAACATTGCTCTTGATGATGTCTCAATTACAAGCCTGAGCTTTGGGAAGGAGTTCACCCATGCCATTGAGGCCAAACAGGTTGCTGCACAGGAAGCTGAGCGTGCGAAGTTCATTGTAGAGAAAGCCGAGCAGGATAAGAGAAGTGCAATTATCAGGGCTCAG GGAGAGGCCAAGTCTGCGGAGCTGATTGGCCAGGCCATCGCAAACAACCCAGCTTTCCTTGCCCTGAGGCAGATTGAAGCTGCAAGGGAGATCTCTCACACCATCGCGGCCTCGGCCAACAAGGTTTTCCTGGACTCCAACGACCTGCTGCTCAACCTCCAGCAGCTGAGTGTCTCAAGCAAGAAGAAATGA
- the LOC120665965 gene encoding putative F-box protein At3g25750, which yields MQSPSKISSASASPTTPAVCRLQGWADLPEGLLQSIIPLLGSFLEVLAFAGTCRSWRSAFSSYPSKSTFCTLFPPLLVRPHIRVHARRLPSRSDDGHKLRTCQVLDLANLGTALRCQIPEDTFEMLRFAGSSYGQLICGGGRNCVVVDVFTGARVLPPQLPFRFSGDTYFYSGMLTAPLASHDAHLLVCAAPKQGSTQHSLLDWPLGSDSWSELRLNDSRIEQIVEFKGQFIALDYEYRLHTLSLAPQLGLQEISTVWWDDMDACPYLRPWLVVCGDMLLIVDHYISLLFDGAPVNYEAYRLDMSTVPVVWVKVEKLENYVLFIGSDVRSPAFSCISPGRWGRRNNCLYYAYYDVPWILHGLGDEADAVWDPDNDPDIEFKRNWYTQLQPFWVYPSMFYADADGE from the coding sequence ATGCAAAGTCCTAGCAAAATTTCCAGCGCCTCTGCCTCTCCTACAACCCCTGCTGTGTGCAGGCTTCAAGGATGGGCGGATCTCCCAGAAGGTCTGCTTCAATCCATCATTCCTCTGTTGGGCTCCTTCCTCGAGGTCCTCGCTTTTGCGGGCACCTGTCGCTCTTGGCGCTCCGCCTTCTCCTCATACCCATCCAAATCCACATTCTGCACCTTGTTCCCACCTCTCCTTGTCCGACCTCATATCAGAGTCCATGCTCGTCGTCTCCCTTCCAGAAGTGATGACGGTCACAAGCTCCGCACATGCCAGGTCCTTGATCTAGCCAACCTGGGAACTGCCCTGCGCTGCCAGATTCCTGAAGACACATTTGAGATGTTACGCTTTGCAGGCTCTTCTTATGGTCAGCTGATTTGTGGTGGCGGCAGAAATTGTGTTGTGGTTGATGTATTCACAGGTGCCAGAGTTTTACCACCACAGCTCCCATTCAGATTCAGTGGGGACACTTATTTCTACTCTGGCATGCTGACAGCTCCCCTCGCCTCACATGATGCACACCTCCTAGTTTGCGCCGCACCCAAACAAGGCAGCACCCAACACTCCCTGCTTGATTGGCCACTTGGAAGTGATTCTTGGTCAGAACTAAGGCTCAATGATTCACGGATTGAGCAGATTGTGGAGTTCAAAGGTCAGTTCATTGCGCTGGACTATGAGTACAGGCTCCACACTCTATCCTTGGCCCCCCAGCTTGGTCTGCAGGAGATATCAACTGTGTGGTGGGATGACATGGATGCATGCCCGTATCTAAGGCCATGGCTTGTGGTGTGTGGTGACATGCTCCTCATTGTTGACCACTACATATCCCTTTTATTTGATGGGGCACCTGTCAACTACGAAGCTTATCGCCTCGACATGTCAACTGTACCTGTAGTTTGGGTGAAGGTAGAGAAGCTGGAGAATTACGTGCTCTTTATTGGAAGCGATGTGAGGAGCCCTGCGTTTTCTTGCATCAGCCCGGGACGATGGGGTAGGAGGAACAACTGCTTGTACTACGCATATTATGATGTACCCTGGATCTTGCATGGGCTTGGTGATGAGGCAGATGCTGTGTGGGATCCAGACAATGACCCTGACATTGAGTTCAAGAGGAACTGGTACACCCAATTGCAGCCCTTTTGGGTGTACCCAAGCATGTTCTACGCTGATGCTGATGGCGAGTGA